From the genome of Variovorax sp. RA8, one region includes:
- a CDS encoding YbaN family protein, which translates to MLAILFMALGVLGVVLPVVPTVPFLLAAAWAGGRGWPALEQWLLGHPRYGESIRQWRNGGVVSRRGKWAATLMMACSAILLQFVEGPWALKVGVPVLMGMVTLWLWSRPEK; encoded by the coding sequence TTGCTGGCGATCCTGTTCATGGCCTTGGGCGTGCTGGGAGTCGTTCTTCCGGTTGTCCCGACAGTGCCCTTTCTGCTGGCGGCCGCGTGGGCCGGCGGCCGTGGCTGGCCGGCCCTGGAGCAGTGGCTCCTCGGTCATCCCCGCTACGGTGAATCCATCCGGCAATGGCGCAATGGCGGCGTGGTCTCGCGCCGCGGCAAGTGGGCCGCGACGCTGATGATGGCCTGCAGCGCCATCTTGTTGCAATTTGTGGAAGGACCCTGGGCGCTCAAGGTCGGCGTGCCGGTTCTCATGGGCATGGTGACCCTCTGGCTGTGGAGCCGGCCCGAAAAATAA